One genomic segment of Pedobacter endophyticus includes these proteins:
- a CDS encoding cytochrome c maturation protein CcmE domain-containing protein: MKKSAIIGLITIAISVGILFSLNANTDTYSNFKEAAASQKEEHVMGYWEKSQGTYYDAVKDPNHFSFHMKDEKGEIREVVYSGTKPQDFEKSEKLVLIGKMDQDKFYASKILMKCPSKYNDNLVEINKDGKVDEVGKYGEKKYN; encoded by the coding sequence ATGAAAAAAAGTGCAATAATTGGTCTGATAACCATTGCTATTTCTGTGGGAATCTTATTTAGCTTAAATGCAAATACAGACACTTATTCAAATTTTAAGGAAGCCGCTGCTTCGCAAAAAGAAGAGCATGTAATGGGTTACTGGGAAAAATCGCAAGGAACTTATTACGATGCAGTAAAAGACCCTAATCACTTTTCTTTCCACATGAAAGATGAAAAAGGGGAGATCCGCGAAGTTGTTTACTCAGGCACAAAGCCTCAAGATTTCGAAAAATCGGAAAAGCTTGTGCTGATAGGCAAAATGGATCAGGACAAGTTCTACGCCTCAAAAATCTTAATGAAATGCCCTTCAAAATATAATGATAACCTCGTCGAAATTAACAAAGATGGTAAAGTGGACGAAGTAGGTAAGTACGGCGAGAAAAAATATAACTAA
- a CDS encoding heme lyase CcmF/NrfE family subunit yields MDIQFIGENLLPGKIGQFFIVLAFSASLLSTVAYFFASRNTNLEDKSWRNLGRIGFLVNWASIIGIGVTLFYLILGHYNEYSYVYWHSSKQLPVYYIVSAFWEGQEGSFWLWAFWQSFLGALLIWKAKTWERPVMTVVAFSQLFLTSMMLGVEIFGERIGSSPFILLRDSLDLKSMAPVVFANPENFANYLKFITDGRGLNPLLQNYWMVIHPPTLFLGFASMVVPFAYGIAALWQKRYKEWIKPAMPWTLFAVMVLGTGIIMGSFWAYEALNFGGFWAWDPVENASLIPWLTLIGAVHVMIAYKNTGHAYFTAIALVFLSFLLVLYASFLTRSGILGDTSVHSFTDMGMFGHLILYNVVFAALAVTLIVMRWKELPITTKDEETYSREFWMFIGALVVTIACIQVIFSTSVPVFNKAFGTNFSPPIDAVKYYNQWQAPFAVLITLISGFSQYLKYKRTDPRKFYSSLISVILFSIVLTAALVYVADVYTNTMYILITFSCLFAILSNAAVLYQAFGGKAKLAGSAIAHIGFALLILGALISAATNKPLSINANRFIPVKDFEKTEKPGENIMLYKNEPKKMGKYTVTYVSDTTEAPNTIYELNFKVVDEATGKVKEDFNLHPHVQDNEKMGLIASPDTKHYLTYDVYTHITSAAIKAESHEDHEGHSDDENYKAPRIVKVSEGDTIHTSSGIITVKGLNNKPTAKDLALAQGDFAVGLPLEINSAGKVYNTEPIFLIKGNNTFDFARKIDQLDLKFRFTRVLPEEKKVELQIFEKPQQAKDWVVFKAIEFPFINLYWAGTIVMVIGFLLSIFRRRKEAKTA; encoded by the coding sequence ATGGATATTCAATTTATAGGCGAAAACCTATTACCGGGTAAAATCGGTCAGTTCTTTATTGTTTTGGCGTTTAGTGCATCGTTGTTATCAACAGTTGCGTACTTTTTCGCCAGTCGCAACACAAACCTTGAAGATAAATCGTGGAGAAATCTGGGAAGAATTGGATTCCTTGTTAACTGGGCCAGTATTATTGGTATCGGGGTAACCTTGTTTTACCTCATTTTAGGGCATTACAACGAATACAGTTACGTTTACTGGCATTCATCAAAACAGTTGCCCGTTTATTATATCGTTTCGGCCTTTTGGGAAGGACAAGAGGGAAGTTTTTGGCTTTGGGCTTTTTGGCAGTCGTTTTTAGGTGCACTTTTAATTTGGAAGGCAAAAACCTGGGAGCGTCCGGTAATGACAGTTGTTGCTTTTTCTCAATTGTTTTTAACCTCAATGATGCTGGGCGTTGAAATTTTCGGCGAGCGCATCGGCAGTTCTCCATTCATCCTTTTAAGAGATTCGCTCGATTTAAAATCGATGGCGCCGGTGGTTTTCGCCAACCCCGAAAACTTCGCTAACTATTTAAAGTTTATTACCGATGGGCGAGGACTAAATCCTTTGTTGCAGAACTATTGGATGGTGATTCACCCGCCGACCTTATTTTTGGGTTTCGCCAGTATGGTGGTTCCTTTTGCTTATGGAATTGCAGCGCTTTGGCAAAAACGCTACAAAGAATGGATTAAGCCGGCAATGCCGTGGACGCTTTTTGCGGTAATGGTTTTGGGAACCGGTATTATTATGGGCTCTTTTTGGGCTTACGAAGCGCTAAACTTCGGCGGTTTCTGGGCCTGGGACCCTGTAGAAAATGCATCGTTAATTCCGTGGCTTACCTTAATTGGCGCAGTACACGTTATGATTGCCTATAAAAACACAGGTCATGCCTATTTTACCGCAATTGCACTCGTTTTTCTGAGTTTCTTGCTGGTGCTTTACGCATCTTTCTTAACCCGAAGCGGCATTTTGGGCGATACCTCGGTTCACTCGTTTACCGATATGGGTATGTTTGGTCACCTGATCCTTTACAATGTTGTTTTTGCCGCATTGGCCGTTACTTTAATTGTAATGAGATGGAAAGAATTGCCCATTACCACAAAGGATGAAGAAACCTATTCTCGTGAATTTTGGATGTTTATTGGTGCCTTGGTAGTAACCATAGCCTGTATTCAGGTCATATTCTCCACTTCCGTTCCCGTATTTAACAAAGCCTTCGGAACCAACTTTTCGCCACCAATTGATGCCGTTAAATATTACAACCAGTGGCAGGCACCGTTTGCAGTATTGATTACTTTAATCTCCGGTTTCTCGCAATACTTAAAATACAAAAGGACCGATCCGCGTAAATTTTACAGCAGCCTCATTTCAGTTATACTTTTTTCTATTGTTTTAACTGCGGCACTGGTTTACGTAGCCGATGTGTACACAAACACCATGTACATATTAATAACGTTTAGTTGTTTGTTTGCCATCCTGTCAAATGCAGCCGTATTGTACCAGGCTTTCGGCGGAAAGGCGAAGCTTGCAGGCTCAGCTATTGCGCACATTGGTTTCGCTTTGTTGATTCTTGGCGCATTAATTTCGGCCGCTACAAATAAGCCTTTGTCTATCAATGCAAACAGGTTTATTCCGGTTAAGGATTTCGAAAAGACCGAAAAACCCGGCGAGAACATTATGTTGTATAAAAATGAGCCTAAAAAAATGGGCAAGTACACCGTAACTTATGTTAGCGATACCACCGAGGCGCCAAATACCATTTACGAGCTTAATTTTAAGGTTGTGGATGAGGCAACAGGGAAAGTGAAGGAAGATTTTAACCTGCATCCTCACGTTCAGGATAATGAAAAAATGGGATTGATTGCATCGCCCGATACCAAGCATTATTTAACTTACGATGTGTATACCCACATTACCAGTGCAGCCATAAAGGCAGAATCGCACGAAGACCATGAAGGGCATTCAGACGATGAGAATTACAAAGCACCACGTATTGTTAAGGTGTCCGAAGGCGATACCATCCACACATCGAGTGGAATTATAACCGTTAAGGGTTTAAACAATAAGCCTACAGCAAAAGATTTGGCGTTGGCACAAGGCGATTTTGCTGTTGGCCTGCCATTGGAGATTAACAGCGCCGGAAAAGTTTATAATACAGAGCCTATCTTTCTGATCAAAGGCAACAACACTTTCGATTTTGCACGGAAAATAGATCAGCTCGATTTAAAGTTCCGGTTTACGCGTGTTTTGCCTGAAGAGAAAAAAGTAGAATTACAGATTTTTGAGAAACCTCAGCAAGCCAAAGATTGGGTGGTTTTTAAAGCTATCGAATTTCCGTTTATCAATTTATATTGGGCAGGAACCATTGTAATGGTGATTGGATTTTTGTTATCTATTTTTAGGAGACGAAAAGAAGCGAAAACTGCATAA
- the ccsA gene encoding cytochrome c biogenesis protein CcsA yields MNKTWWKILASVLVIYTAIAGLLMGVPRLAILNETIRNLYFHVPMWFAMIVLFSISVYYSIRSLSSKSEIDDMKAVESVNAGIIFGLLGLVTGAIWAKYTWGQFWSFDPKQNFAAISVLLYFAYLILRNAIDEEQKRAKISAIYNIFAFPMMVVLLFVLPRLKDSLHPGNGGNPGFNSYDLDSRMRMVFYPACLGWILIGYWVYTIRFRVRAIENTINTPQIEDRKGDNSL; encoded by the coding sequence ATGAATAAAACTTGGTGGAAAATTTTAGCTTCGGTGCTGGTAATTTATACTGCAATTGCTGGCTTATTGATGGGCGTTCCGCGTTTAGCCATTTTAAATGAAACAATCAGAAATTTGTATTTCCACGTTCCGATGTGGTTTGCCATGATTGTGCTTTTCTCTATTTCGGTTTATTACAGCATCAGGTCGTTGAGTAGCAAAAGCGAAATCGATGATATGAAAGCTGTAGAAAGTGTAAATGCAGGTATTATTTTTGGTCTTTTGGGGCTCGTAACCGGCGCCATTTGGGCCAAATACACCTGGGGGCAATTCTGGAGCTTCGACCCGAAGCAAAATTTTGCTGCCATTTCCGTATTACTCTACTTTGCGTATTTAATTCTTCGCAATGCGATAGATGAAGAGCAGAAACGGGCTAAAATCTCGGCCATTTATAACATCTTCGCGTTTCCGATGATGGTTGTTTTACTTTTCGTTTTACCGCGATTGAAAGATTCTTTGCATCCGGGTAACGGTGGCAACCCCGGCTTTAACAGCTACGATCTCGATAGTCGCATGCGCATGGTGTTCTATCCCGCATGTTTGGGCTGGATTTTGATCGGTTATTGGGTGTATACCATTCGTTTCAGAGTCCGTGCCATAGAAAACACAATTAATACGCCTCAAATTGAAGATAGAAAAGGCGACAATAGCTTATAA
- the iscX gene encoding Fe-S cluster assembly protein IscX, protein MNNDKFALPFYWNDYEDIAMSLYEKFGDEFGETKIYRIRFTELLEWVLTLPNFKGTREESNEGHLEQIQSAWVYEWRDNQ, encoded by the coding sequence ATGAATAACGATAAGTTTGCCCTCCCATTTTACTGGAACGATTATGAAGATATTGCGATGTCTCTGTATGAAAAGTTTGGCGACGAGTTTGGTGAAACAAAAATCTACCGCATCCGTTTTACCGAATTGTTGGAGTGGGTGTTAACATTGCCAAACTTTAAAGGTACCCGCGAAGAAAGTAATGAAGGCCATTTAGAACAAATTCAATCGGCCTGGGTTTACGAGTGGAGAGATAATCAGTAG
- a CDS encoding CcmD family protein, which produces MKKILFSLLLMISSIQLFAQDNGVEMADKMRTDGKIYVVVTCIVIILLGLLAYLFTIDKRLKKIEKENLPKN; this is translated from the coding sequence ATGAAAAAGATATTATTTTCACTATTGCTAATGATTTCGTCGATACAACTGTTTGCTCAGGATAACGGCGTAGAAATGGCCGATAAAATGCGTACGGATGGTAAAATTTACGTTGTGGTAACCTGCATCGTCATTATCTTGCTCGGTTTATTGGCTTATCTTTTCACAATCGACAAAAGATTAAAAAAAATAGAGAAAGAAAACCTACCTAAAAACTAA
- a CDS encoding KdsC family phosphatase, protein MFLQKLREINTFIFDVDGVLTDGSVQVTDNGQSLRTFNIKDGYAMQLAVKRGYTICIISGGNGIALARRFLNLGISDVFLGVEDKGAVFDQYLKDKNVNAAEVLYMGDDIPDLEIMERVGLPTCPADAVEEVKASSQFISPYNGGKTAVRDVIEKVMKVQGKWHDEHPNAADSSI, encoded by the coding sequence ATGTTTCTACAAAAGCTACGCGAAATTAACACATTTATCTTCGATGTAGATGGCGTTTTAACCGACGGTTCGGTGCAAGTTACCGATAACGGACAATCATTACGCACCTTTAATATCAAAGATGGTTATGCCATGCAGTTGGCCGTTAAACGCGGATATACTATTTGTATCATATCGGGCGGCAACGGTATTGCGTTGGCCAGGCGCTTTCTTAACCTCGGCATATCTGATGTGTTTTTAGGGGTGGAAGATAAGGGAGCGGTTTTTGATCAATACTTAAAAGATAAAAACGTTAACGCTGCCGAAGTGCTTTACATGGGCGACGACATCCCTGATTTAGAAATTATGGAAAGGGTGGGATTGCCGACCTGTCCGGCAGATGCAGTTGAAGAAGTTAAGGCCAGTTCGCAATTTATATCCCCGTATAATGGCGGCAAAACTGCGGTTAGAGACGTTATCGAAAAGGTAATGAAAGTGCAGGGCAAATGGCACGACGAACACCCCAATGCCGCCGATTCATCCATTTGA
- a CDS encoding sodium/sugar symporter → MNNNLLEAKDYIVFAVYFVIVAAYGLYIYNKKKSESTGSKDYFLAEGSLTWWAIGASLIASNISAEQFIGMSGSGFKMGLAIATYEWMGAATLIVVAVFFIPVYLKNKIATMPQFLHQRYNGTVAMIMAVFWLLLYVVVNLTSILYLGALAVSSISGFNLQFCMYAIAAFAIIITLGGMKVIGYTDVIQVFFLILGGLATTYLALNLVSTHYGTSGIFEGYSLMTAKASEHFHMILKPDNENYIDLPGLSVLVGGMWIVNLNYWGCNQYITQRALGANLETARGGLLFAALLKLLMPIIVVLPGIAAYVLYKDGAFQTEMLQDGSVNPDRAYPVLLNLLPAGLKGLSFAALTAAVVASLAGKANSIATIFTLDIYKKVLKEDATEKNLVNTGKISIVVAMILGVLIAPHLGIDKKGGFQYIQEYTGFVSPGIFAMFILGFFWKRTTSGAALFATIGGFGLSILLKFLPNMTDLSWLSGMGFSVKNADGIYEIPFLDRMGFVFVFCIIGMVIISMLSDKTKAEAKGLEIDAKMFKTSTAFAVGSLIVIGLLVALYSVYW, encoded by the coding sequence ATGAACAATAATTTATTAGAAGCGAAAGATTACATTGTTTTTGCGGTGTATTTCGTTATTGTGGCGGCTTACGGGCTGTACATTTACAACAAGAAAAAATCTGAATCGACGGGTTCAAAGGATTATTTCCTTGCCGAAGGGTCGCTAACATGGTGGGCAATCGGCGCATCGCTAATTGCATCGAACATCTCTGCCGAGCAGTTTATCGGCATGAGCGGATCTGGCTTTAAAATGGGTTTGGCCATAGCAACGTACGAGTGGATGGGCGCCGCCACGTTAATTGTTGTGGCTGTGTTTTTTATTCCCGTGTACCTAAAAAATAAAATTGCCACCATGCCGCAGTTTTTGCACCAGCGGTACAACGGCACGGTTGCCATGATTATGGCTGTGTTTTGGCTGTTGTTGTATGTGGTGGTAAACCTAACTTCAATTCTTTACCTTGGCGCACTTGCGGTAAGCAGTATCTCGGGCTTTAACCTCCAGTTTTGCATGTATGCCATTGCCGCCTTCGCCATTATTATTACGCTGGGCGGAATGAAAGTAATTGGCTATACCGATGTTATTCAGGTGTTCTTTTTAATCCTCGGCGGATTAGCTACAACTTATCTTGCTTTAAATCTGGTTTCGACACATTATGGTACAAGCGGAATTTTTGAAGGCTACAGCTTAATGACTGCCAAGGCATCTGAACATTTTCACATGATTTTGAAGCCAGATAACGAAAATTACATCGATCTTCCGGGCTTAAGTGTACTTGTAGGCGGTATGTGGATTGTAAACTTAAATTATTGGGGTTGCAACCAATACATTACGCAACGGGCGCTGGGTGCAAACTTAGAAACGGCCCGCGGCGGTTTATTATTCGCCGCTTTGCTAAAGCTTTTGATGCCCATTATAGTTGTTTTGCCCGGCATCGCGGCGTATGTTTTGTATAAGGATGGTGCTTTTCAAACAGAAATGCTTCAAGATGGGTCGGTGAACCCTGATCGTGCTTATCCGGTACTGCTAAATTTATTACCTGCCGGATTAAAGGGCCTCTCGTTCGCCGCATTAACCGCTGCGGTAGTGGCCTCGCTTGCCGGTAAGGCAAATAGCATCGCTACCATTTTTACGTTAGATATCTACAAAAAAGTATTAAAAGAAGATGCTACAGAGAAAAATCTGGTAAATACCGGAAAAATTTCTATCGTTGTAGCCATGATATTGGGTGTCTTGATAGCACCACATTTGGGTATCGATAAAAAAGGTGGTTTTCAATACATTCAGGAGTATACGGGCTTCGTATCGCCTGGTATTTTTGCCATGTTCATTTTAGGTTTCTTTTGGAAAAGAACCACTTCGGGTGCAGCCTTATTTGCAACAATTGGTGGCTTTGGCTTATCCATCCTGTTGAAATTCTTGCCTAACATGACAGATCTTTCGTGGTTATCGGGAATGGGATTTTCGGTAAAAAACGCCGATGGCATCTACGAAATTCCTTTTTTAGATAGAATGGGATTTGTTTTCGTGTTCTGTATCATTGGTATGGTCATCATCAGCATGCTGTCTGATAAAACCAAGGCCGAAGCTAAAGGACTTGAAATCGACGCCAAAATGTTTAAAACTTCAACTGCCTTCGCGGTTGGCTCGTTAATAGTTATTGGTTTGCTGGTTGCACTTTACAGCGTTTATTGGTAG
- a CDS encoding Rossmann-like and DUF2520 domain-containing protein: MNIVLLGSGNVATQLAKALTAKGETIVQVYSPNLSHAALLANKVNAAAVSAVNEIQKNADLYIIAVKDDAIESLAIALSAVGGLVVHTSGTTDINVLAKHCKRTGVFYPLQTFSKEKSVSFDQIPLCLEAKQPGDLSLLQQLAKKLSQRVYEMDGGKRKVLHLSAVFACNFPNHLYALAAQILDENGLDFDLMRPLILETAEKIETNRPFDVQTGPAVRKDENTINEHLSMLNNLPELQKIYQSLSESIKLVHK, encoded by the coding sequence ATGAATATTGTTTTATTAGGTTCGGGGAACGTTGCCACACAACTCGCCAAGGCTTTAACAGCAAAAGGCGAAACAATTGTGCAGGTTTATAGCCCCAACTTAAGCCATGCAGCACTGTTGGCCAATAAAGTGAACGCAGCTGCAGTTTCGGCAGTGAACGAAATACAAAAGAACGCCGATTTATACATCATTGCTGTAAAAGATGATGCTATTGAAAGCCTTGCCATTGCGTTAAGTGCTGTTGGCGGATTGGTGGTACATACATCCGGTACTACCGATATTAACGTTTTGGCAAAGCACTGCAAGCGCACAGGCGTTTTTTACCCGCTTCAAACCTTTTCCAAAGAAAAATCGGTATCGTTTGATCAGATTCCACTTTGTTTAGAGGCGAAACAACCAGGTGATTTGAGCCTATTACAACAATTGGCTAAAAAATTAAGCCAGAGGGTTTATGAAATGGATGGCGGAAAAAGAAAGGTATTGCATCTTTCGGCAGTATTTGCCTGCAATTTTCCGAATCATCTGTACGCTTTGGCTGCTCAAATTTTGGACGAGAATGGTTTAGATTTTGATTTGATGCGGCCACTGATTTTAGAAACTGCCGAAAAAATAGAAACGAACAGGCCTTTCGATGTGCAAACTGGTCCGGCCGTTCGAAAAGATGAAAATACTATAAATGAGCATTTAAGCATGCTCAACAACCTGCCCGAATTGCAGAAAATATATCAATCCCTTAGCGAGAGCATTAAATTAGTACATAAATAG
- a CDS encoding 2Fe-2S iron-sulfur cluster-binding protein, producing the protein MSIFKLKINFEEADHQPVELPIAAGESVLDVCLDNGIELQHNCGGVCGCSTCHVYVTKGMDNIQEISDKEEDFIDRAVRPRITSRLGCQCVVINGDIEVTIPDQSGFMGH; encoded by the coding sequence ATGAGCATTTTTAAACTGAAAATAAATTTTGAGGAAGCAGATCACCAGCCGGTTGAATTACCAATAGCAGCCGGAGAATCTGTTTTAGATGTTTGCCTTGATAACGGAATCGAGCTTCAGCATAACTGCGGCGGCGTTTGCGGTTGCAGTACCTGCCACGTTTACGTAACCAAGGGCATGGATAACATTCAGGAAATTTCTGATAAAGAAGAAGACTTTATCGATCGGGCCGTTCGCCCTCGAATTACCTCCCGCTTAGGTTGCCAATGTGTGGTAATTAATGGCGATATTGAGGTTACCATCCCTGATCAATCTGGCTTTATGGGACATTAA
- a CDS encoding heme exporter protein CcmB: MQLAKEVKYLINKEVLLEWRSKYTINGVLLYVVSTIFTCYLSFVSLGDKLAWNALFWVIMLFASINGVSKSFLQETKGQQLYSYVLASPAAVLISKTVYNTLLMLVLTTIALGFYTLVFDSFTPPDLLLYYVAVVIGSISFSTVFTMVSAIASKAGNGGMLMAILSFPIIIPVLILLIKLAKNAVDGLPWENSYDEIGMLLVVNVLTVATSLLLFPYLWRD; this comes from the coding sequence ATGCAATTGGCCAAAGAGGTTAAATATTTAATCAACAAAGAGGTGTTGTTAGAGTGGCGCTCCAAGTACACCATCAACGGGGTGCTGTTATATGTAGTGTCGACCATTTTTACCTGTTACCTTTCTTTTGTAAGCCTCGGCGACAAGCTGGCCTGGAATGCGCTGTTTTGGGTAATTATGCTTTTTGCTTCGATTAACGGGGTATCAAAAAGTTTTTTGCAAGAAACCAAGGGGCAACAATTGTACAGTTATGTGTTGGCAAGTCCGGCTGCCGTGCTAATTTCGAAAACGGTATATAACACCTTGTTGATGCTCGTTTTAACCACCATAGCGCTGGGTTTCTACACTTTGGTTTTTGATTCTTTTACTCCGCCTGATCTGCTTTTATACTACGTTGCGGTGGTAATAGGAAGCATTAGTTTTTCAACTGTTTTTACAATGGTTTCAGCCATTGCAAGTAAAGCAGGCAACGGTGGCATGTTAATGGCCATTTTAAGCTTTCCGATCATCATTCCGGTGCTGATACTTTTAATTAAACTGGCAAAAAATGCGGTTGATGGCTTGCCATGGGAAAATAGTTACGATGAAATAGGAATGTTACTGGTGGTGAATGTACTTACAGTTGCAACCTCTTTATTGTTATTTCCATACCTTTGGAGGGATTAG
- a CDS encoding Glu/Leu/Phe/Val family dehydrogenase: MANLADENKFFADVCKNFDSAAQFTNHPDGLLNQIKACNSVYRFQFPIRRGNGFEVIDAWRVEHSHHMSPTKGGIRYSEMVNEDEVMALAALMTYKCAIVNVPFGGAKGGIKINTKQYSVAELETITRRYTTELIKKNFIGPGIDVPAPDYGSGEREMSWIADTYMTMNPGQLDALGCVTGKPIALHGIRGRKEATGRGVAYAVRECVDVAEDMAKIGLKAGLGDKRVIVQGLGNVGYHSAKFLAEFGATIVGLCEYEGAIYNPNGLNVDEVFAHRKNTGSILGFPGATDFKNSMEGLEQDCDIIVPAALENQFTEHNIRNIKAKIIAEGANGPTTPEAETIFTQMGGIIIPDMYCNAGGVTVSYFEWLKNLSHVAFGRMENRYAANSNANLIATLENLTGKTILPEHRLMIVKGASEMELVNSGLEDTMIHSYHEIRETRMTKPATETLRTAAFVNSIDKIAVSYMNLGVWP; this comes from the coding sequence ATGGCTAATCTAGCAGACGAGAACAAGTTTTTTGCAGACGTATGTAAAAACTTTGACAGTGCGGCTCAATTCACCAATCATCCCGATGGGTTATTGAACCAGATTAAAGCATGTAATAGTGTTTATCGTTTCCAGTTCCCAATTCGCCGTGGAAATGGTTTCGAAGTAATAGATGCATGGCGTGTAGAGCACTCGCACCACATGAGCCCAACAAAAGGCGGTATTCGTTACAGCGAAATGGTAAACGAAGATGAGGTTATGGCCCTTGCTGCGTTAATGACTTATAAATGTGCTATCGTAAACGTACCTTTTGGCGGTGCAAAAGGCGGAATCAAAATCAATACCAAACAATATAGCGTTGCCGAGTTGGAAACCATTACGCGTCGTTATACCACAGAGTTAATCAAGAAAAATTTTATCGGGCCCGGCATCGATGTTCCTGCACCGGATTATGGATCGGGCGAACGCGAAATGAGCTGGATTGCCGATACGTATATGACAATGAATCCCGGTCAGTTAGATGCGCTGGGTTGTGTAACGGGTAAGCCAATTGCGTTGCATGGTATCCGTGGACGTAAAGAAGCCACCGGACGTGGTGTTGCTTATGCGGTTCGCGAATGTGTTGATGTAGCCGAAGATATGGCAAAAATCGGCCTTAAAGCTGGCTTGGGCGATAAGAGAGTAATTGTTCAGGGATTGGGTAATGTGGGCTATCATTCTGCCAAATTTTTGGCCGAGTTCGGCGCTACCATTGTTGGTTTGTGCGAATACGAAGGTGCAATTTATAACCCTAACGGCCTTAATGTTGATGAGGTTTTTGCACACCGTAAAAATACCGGTTCGATATTGGGCTTTCCGGGTGCAACAGATTTTAAAAACTCAATGGAAGGTCTGGAGCAAGACTGCGATATCATTGTACCTGCAGCTTTAGAAAACCAGTTTACCGAGCACAACATCCGCAACATTAAGGCTAAAATTATTGCCGAAGGTGCCAACGGGCCAACCACACCAGAGGCTGAAACTATTTTTACGCAAATGGGCGGTATCATTATCCCCGATATGTATTGCAACGCAGGTGGTGTAACTGTTTCGTATTTTGAGTGGTTAAAAAACCTTTCGCATGTGGCTTTTGGCCGTATGGAGAACCGTTATGCAGCCAACTCGAACGCAAACTTAATTGCTACACTCGAAAATTTAACGGGTAAAACCATTCTTCCTGAGCACCGTTTAATGATTGTTAAAGGCGCCTCGGAAATGGAACTGGTAAACTCTGGGTTGGAAGATACAATGATCCATTCTTATCACGAAATTCGTGAAACGAGAATGACCAAGCCAGCAACCGAAACATTAAGAACGGCTGCTTTTGTAAACTCGATCGATAAAATTGCTGTTTCGTATATGAATTTAGGCGTGTGGCCTTAA
- a CDS encoding DUF421 domain-containing protein: protein MDEFKTFDFHRIFFGDLPYLFLLEIVFRTAIMYFYTIVLLRFLGKRSMGQLSTLELAIIICFGSAVGDPMMGKDIPIIHGMVVITSVALLQTGAEWVINRNKRLEAFMEGRPDCLVENGLIVNTSLDRNNLSHEDLFRFLRTKDIEHLGQVKNAFFETSGLVSVWCFSKPEVRPGLGILPEEQIAEDSIIPSGTAIKDAGHFSCKNCGYTDHVSLLTKLGECKNCGEKEWSRSVEPD, encoded by the coding sequence ATGGACGAGTTTAAAACTTTCGATTTTCACAGAATCTTCTTTGGCGACCTTCCATATCTTTTCTTGCTTGAAATTGTGTTTCGCACGGCCATAATGTATTTCTACACCATTGTGCTATTGCGTTTTTTAGGTAAGCGCAGCATGGGGCAGCTTTCTACCTTAGAGCTTGCAATCATCATCTGTTTTGGTTCAGCTGTTGGCGATCCAATGATGGGAAAAGACATTCCGATTATACACGGAATGGTGGTTATTACCAGTGTGGCCTTGTTACAAACAGGAGCCGAGTGGGTAATTAACCGAAATAAGCGGTTGGAGGCGTTTATGGAAGGACGGCCTGATTGCCTCGTCGAAAATGGGTTAATCGTAAACACTTCGTTAGATCGCAATAACCTGAGCCATGAAGATCTTTTCAGGTTTCTTCGCACTAAAGATATTGAGCATTTGGGTCAGGTTAAAAATGCTTTTTTCGAAACGTCAGGGCTGGTTTCTGTATGGTGTTTCAGTAAGCCCGAAGTGCGCCCGGGTTTAGGCATCCTGCCCGAAGAGCAGATTGCCGAAGACAGCATCATCCCTTCGGGCACGGCCATAAAGGATGCGGGACATTTCAGTTGCAAAAATTGCGGTTATACTGACCATGTAAGCCTCTTAACAAAGCTTGGTGAGTGCAAAAACTGCGGCGAGAAAGAGTGGAGCAGATCTGTAGAGCCGGATTAG